One Spea bombifrons isolate aSpeBom1 chromosome 1, aSpeBom1.2.pri, whole genome shotgun sequence DNA window includes the following coding sequences:
- the RPL37 gene encoding 60S ribosomal protein L37, whose product MTKGTSSFGKRRNKTHTLCRRCGSKAYHLQKSTCGKCGYPAKRKRKYNWSAKAKRRNTTGTGRMRHLKVVYRRFRNGFREGTTPKPKRAAVAASSSS is encoded by the exons ATG aCGAAGGGAACATCGTCATTCGGTAAACGCCGGAACAAGACGCACACCCTGTGCCGTCGCTGTGGATCTAAGGCATACCATCTGCAGAAGTCCACCTGTGGAAAGTGTGGTTACCCAGCTAAGCGCAAGAGAAAGT ATAACTGGAGCGCTAAGGCCAAGAGACGCAACACCACTGGCACCGGTCGTATGAGGCATCTCAAGGTTGTCTACCGTCGGTTCAG aAATGGGTTCCGTGAGGGCACAACACCAAAACCCAAAAGAGCTGCAGTTGCTGCTTCCAGCTCATCTTAA